From a single Capsicum annuum cultivar UCD-10X-F1 chromosome 12, UCD10Xv1.1, whole genome shotgun sequence genomic region:
- the LOC107851228 gene encoding 50S ribosomal protein L18, chloroplastic yields the protein MSCASFSLSFLHKKQLNLPFHPKLVTPPIRALTIEAKAKTRREDRTARHIRIRKKVEGTPERPRLCVFRSNKHIYVQVIDDSKMHTLASASTMQKPISEEFDCSAGPTEEVAKKVGEVIAKTCLEKGITKVAFDRGGYPYHGRIEALADAAREHGLQF from the exons ATGTCTTGTGCTTCATTTTCACTTTCCTTTCTCCACAAGAAGCAGCTTAATCTCCCATTTCATCCCAAATTGGTGACACCACCAATCAGAGCTCTTACAATTGAAGCCAAAGCTAAAACAAGAAGGGAAGACAGAACTGCTAGACATATTCGTATTCGCAAGAAG GTTGAAGGGACACCTGAAAGACCAAGACTGTGCGTCTTCCGTTCCAACAAGCATATTTATGTTCAAGTCATTGATGATTCCAAGATGCACACACTGGCTTCAGCTTCAACGATGCAGAAACCAATCTCCGAGGAATTCGACTGCTCTGCTGGTCCCACTGAA GAAGTGGCAAAGAAAGTAGGAGAAGTTATCGCGAAGACCTGCCTAGAGAAAGGGATCACGAAAGTAGCCTTTGATCGCGGAGGTTATCCTTACCATGGACGGATTGAAGCTCTTGCTGATGCTGCACGAGAGCACGGCCTTCAGTTTTAG
- the LOC107851375 gene encoding late embryogenesis abundant protein D-29 — MGSRKLYCVMLLVVLLVLLCVCTNCEKSSHDEEVAVDEKQSKEKENLESSSSSWTGWAKDKISEGLGFKSSGNDDDNDEDITTMDAAKNAKEKITETATGTGQYVADKAGDLKNTAEQAKHKAYETAEAAKQKASEKAGEEKEAAYSDAEKAKHTASEKAGEAKETAADKAEYAKERIKEMGEKAEAETEEHVNWAKEKAKEGYESAKNKAGETLEKAKESVASNLESAKETAKEKTKEIKENIAGKKRDEEL; from the exons ATGGGTTCAAGGAAGTTGTATTGTGTGATGTTACTTGTGGTGTTATTGGTGTTATTATGTGTGTGTACTAATTGTGAGAAAAGTAGTCATGATGAGGAAGTAGCAGTTGATGAGAagcaaagtaaagaaaaagagaatttagagtcatcatcatcatcatggaCAGGATGGGCTAAAGATAAGATTAGTGAAGGATTAGGTTTTAAATCTAGtggtaatgatgatgataatgatgaagaTATTACAACAATGGATGCTGCTAAGAATGCTAAAGAAAAGATTACTGAAACTGCTACAG GTACTGGACAATATGTAGCAGACAAGGCAGGAGATCTAAAGAACACAGCAGAACAAGCCAAACACAAAGCATACGAAACCGCAGAAGCAGCAAAACAAAAAGCATCAGAGAAAGCAGGAGAAGAGAAAGAGGCGGCCTATTCAGATGCCGAAAAGGCGAAACACACAGCCTCGGAAAAAGCCGGAGAAGCAAAAGAGACTGCCGCGGATAAAGCAGAATACGCGAAGGAGAGAATAAAGGAGATGGGAGAGAAGGCGGAGGCGGAGACGGAGGAACATGTAAACTGGGCAAAAGAGAAGGCGAAAGAAGGATACGAAAGCGCAAAGAACAAAGCAGGAGAGACATTGGAGAAAGCTAAAGAAAGTGTAGCTTCAAATTTGGAGTCAGCTAAGGAAACTGCTAAAGAGAAAACTAAGGAGATCAAGGAGAATATAGCTGGGAAAAAAAGAGATGAGGAGCTgtag